A portion of the Lolium rigidum isolate FL_2022 chromosome 1, APGP_CSIRO_Lrig_0.1, whole genome shotgun sequence genome contains these proteins:
- the LOC124661616 gene encoding auxin-induced protein 6B-like: MMVMGYFRAPKKVRGGRKKQKDAAAQEEAAGLREALLDQPGESSLPKGYFAVYVGEEARRFVVPTGYLREPAFRDLMERAADEFGFAQAAGLHVPCAEEDFEELLRQLGRKNGGSGSGRGKKAI, translated from the coding sequence ATGATGGTGATGGGCTACTTCCGGGCGCCCAAGAAGGTACGTGGTGGGAGGAAGAAGCagaaggacgcggcggcgcaagaGGAGGCCGCGGGGCTCCGGGAGGCGCTGCTGGATCAGCCAGGCGAGAGCTCGCTGCCGAAGGGGTACTTCGCCGTGTACGTcggcgaggaggcgcggcggtTCGTGGTGCCCACGGGGTACCTCCGGGAGCCGGCGTTCCGGGACCTCATGGAGCGCGCCGCCGACGAGTTCGGCTTCGCGCAGGCTGCTGGGCTACACGTGCCCTGCGCCGAGGAGGACTTCGAGGAGCTGCTCCGCCAGCTCGGCCGCAAGAACGGCGGCTCCGGCAGCGGCAGAGGGAAGAAGGCCATTTAG
- the LOC124661604 gene encoding E3 ubiquitin-protein ligase EL5-like has product MPVQGRRTSCYHWCSDFICAHAIFAGGFVTAPVAVMHLVKRPYSGHAILFAAFAAFCTTLTFLLCCSFYAELKRPPWPRWLAPTEASTVERDRRRQQHGRESSHEQLRHPELTVMSRDDLRAALAANRVPSYAYEHPEEGAAAECAVCLGEVDKGDSVRRMPLCLHVFHTECIDQWLRSHATCPICRCSVIPPPERPPEVVLDVGS; this is encoded by the coding sequence ATGCCCGTCCAGGGGAGGCGCACCTCCTGCTACCACTGGTGCAGCGACTTCATATGCGCGCACGCCATCTTCGCCGGCGGGTTCGTCACCGCGCCGGTGGCCGTGATGCACCTCGTCAAGCGGCCCTACTCCGGCCACGCCATCCTGTTCGCCGCCTTCGCCGCGTTCTGCACCACCCTCACCTTCCTCCTCTGCTGCAGCTTCTATGCGGAGCTCAAGCGGCCGCCCTGGCCCCGGTGGCTGGCGCCCACGGAAGCGTCCACGGTGGAGCGCGATCGTCGTCGTCAGCAGCACGGCCGCGAGTCGTCGCACGAGCAGCTCCGCCACCCCGAGCTGACGGTGATGTCGCGTGACGACCTTCGGGCCGCTCTGGCCGCGAACCGCGTCCCGAGCTACGCCTACGAGCACCCGGAAGAGGGCGCCGCCGCTGAGTGCGCGGTGTGCCTCGGCGAGGTGGACAAGGGGGACTCTGTGCGACGGATGCCGCTGTGCCTTCACGTGTTCCACACCGAGTGCATCGACCAGTGGCTGCGCTCGCACGCGACGTGCCCGATCTGCCGGTGCAGCGTGATCCCTCCGCCTGAACGGCCACCGGAGGTGGTGCTGGACGTAGGGTCGTGA